One Dreissena polymorpha isolate Duluth1 chromosome 9, UMN_Dpol_1.0, whole genome shotgun sequence genomic window carries:
- the LOC127844134 gene encoding uncharacterized protein LOC127844134 produces MSLCPCSIHWSTWLQNTSCRSWSMFVELGSSRMWGPCTVGLCTDALSVQTTTSKGGFDASTTRPTTVLSSGEAFARWGRHRCQKRGARFGYETSPIPRYATPQGKTFALRKRYREGNQTSTGLLKAFSCLYKPSVSVTDAVE; encoded by the exons ATGAGTCTGTGCCCGTGTTCGATACATTGGTCGACCTGGCTTCAGAACACGTCATGCCGCTCATGGAGTATGTTCGTCGAACTTGGCTCGAGTCGGATGTGGGGCCCGTGCACAGTTGGTCTGTGTACGGACGCTCTGTCCGTACAAACAACGACGTCGAag GGTGGCTTCGACGCCTCAACCACGAGGCCAACGACAGTTCTATCTTCTGGCGAAGCTTTTGCACGATGGGGCCGTCACCGCTGTCAGAAACGCGGAGCTCGTTTCGGATATGAAACTTCGCCGATACCAAGATATGCGACTCCTCAGGGGAAGACTTTCGCCTTGAGGAAGAGATACAGAGAGGGCAACCAAACCTCCACGGGTCTGCTGAAGGCGTTCAGCTGCCTGTACAAGCCATCTGTGAGTGTCACAGACGCCGTCGAGTAA